The stretch of DNA CTGATCGGGAAATGAATGAGCAACTACGCGACTACTTTACGTTGGAGAATGTAGGCATTACCGGTACACCAATTACTCCGGAATCGGAGGAAGACAAAAGAGCCAGGCAACTTCTGGTAGACACAACACGGCGTGTAACCTCTGGCTCAGGGTTTGAAACAGGACTGTTGTGGAAAACGGATTACCCATTGGAAAGAAAACTTCAGAAAAATCCGAAGTTAGAGCGACGAGTACGGGAGCAGATCTCGGAGTACAAGCGAAAAGGATACGCTCACAAAGCAAGTTTGAGGGAATTAACCTCAGTAGAAGCAGGACGGGTATGGTATCTTCCCCTGGGAGTTGTAACCAATCCCAAAAAACCCGAGAAAGTACGACTGATCTGGGACGCTGCGGCCAAAGTCAATGGCATTTCCTTCAACTCTAAGCTGCTCAAGGGACCTGATGTTTTATCACCACTTCCAAAGGTCCTCTGTTGTTTCCGTCAGTTCCCCGTCGCCATTTgcggggacatcatggaaatgTTCCATCAAATTAAAATACGAATTCCGGATCGACAGTCTCAACGGTTCTTGTTTCGCGATAATCCATCGCATCATCCGGAGGTGTATGTCATGGATGTTGCCACATTTGGATCTACGTGTTCTCCAGCATCAGCACAGTACATCAAGAACCTCAACGCAGAAGAATATTTCGATAAGTATCCTCGAGCTGCAAGTGCAATCAAGAACAAGCACTATGTGGATGATTACCTGGATAGCTTTCAGACAACCCAGGAAGCTATAGCAGTTTTGAGAGAAGTAAAATTAGTACACTCGTTAGGTGGATTCACGCTACGGAACTTCCTGTCTAATGAGGCCGAAGTTTTGGATGGAATAGGAGCATCATCTCCAGTGGAAACGAAAAGCATGGATCTGGAACGGGGAGAGAAGTCGGAATCGGTTCTAGGCATGAAATGGATTCCGGAAGAGGATGTATTCGTATACACGCTTGGTCTAAGAGAAGATCTACAGTACATACTTGCAGAGGGCCACATTCCCACCAAACGAGAGATAGCTAGAGTCGTGATGAGCTTGTTCGACCCTCTGGGGTTCATTGCCTTTTTCCTCGTGCACGGTAAAATTCTGCTACAGGACATTTGGGCAAAAGGAACAGAATGGGATCAGCAGATACCGCCCGAAATCAATGAACGATGGCAGCAATGGTCTAATCACTTTGGGAAGTTGCAACAGCTTCGTATACCCCGATGCTATTTCCACGCGCCGTTTCCAGAGAATATTAATGACATTCAAATTCACCTTTTCGTCGATGCAAGCGAGTTAGGATACGCCTGTGCGGTGTATTTCCGATTGCAGTCCGACCGTGGCGTACGAGTAGCTTTGGTTGGAGCTAAAACCAAAGTAGCCCCAATGAAAACGCTCTCAATTCCTAGGCTGGAGCTCAAAGCAGCTATTCTCGGCGTACGTTTTATGGAAACCATCCAAACTTTCCATGAGTTTCCAATCTCTCGTCGCTACTGTTGGACCGATTCCGGAACAGTACTTGCATGGATACGGTCGCATGATCACAGGCGCTTCCACAAGTTTGTAGCAGTGCGcgtcggtgaaattttgacttccaCGGAGGTGAACGAATGGAAGTGGGTGCCGACCAAACTCAATGTAGCAGATTTAGCCACTAAATGGGACGCGAATCTACAGTTTACCAACAACAGCACCTGGTTCCAGGGGCCAAACTTCATCCATTGTCCAGAAGAAAGTTGGCCACAACAACAGCCAAACATCTCAACGGAGGTAGAAATACGTCCAGTCAATTTTCACTGCGCTACTTTTGAACCGATAATGGATTATGCTAGATTCAGCCGTTGGAATCGACTGCATCGGTCTACGGCATACGTATTGCGTTTCATCGATAACATCCACCGGAAGAAGCAAGGTCAGGAAATAGAGCTCAGGGCACTCAAAGTCAACAGTGATGAACTATGCATAGCTGAAGAAGTCCTGTGGAAGTCAGCCCAAATGGATGTCTACCCCGTCAAGTCGCAAGGACCACCTGAACGCCGACACAATACAGTGGAGAAGTCCAGCAATATCTACATCAAGTGGCCTTTCCTCGACAACAGAGGAATCTTGCGGTCCCGTGGCCGCATCGAAGCAGCTCCATACACAGCAATGGAGGCTAAATTTCCTGTTATTCTTCCCAAACATCACGCAATAACTTCTCTTATCGTAGACTGGTATCATCGTCACTTCCGCCACGCGAATCGTGAGACAGTCGTTAACGAAGTTCGTCAACGTTTTGACATCCCGATGTTAAGAAGATTGGTGGACAAAATTGCAAAAGAATGTATCCAGTGCCGCATTTTGAAAGCTGCTCCAAGACCGCCGGTGATGGCTCCACTTCCGAAGCAGCGTTTGACGgcattcgtgcaaccatttacGTTCACAGGGCTGGATTACTTCGGTCCAATACTTGTCAAGGTTGGTAGAAGCAATGCCAAACGTTGGGTGGCTCTCTTCACCTGCTTCACTACCAGAGCAATCCACTTGGAAGTGGCACATTCTCTGAATACAGAATCATGTATAATGGCTGTACAACGCTTCGTATCTCGCCGTggacttcctaaggaattctggACTGACAATGCAACCTGTTTCCATGGCACGAATAACGAACTAAAGACACTCTCAGAAGCAACGAAAAGGGCCATGGCGGAAAAGTTTACCACAGCACAGACATCCTGGAAGTTTATCCCACCAGCTACACCACACATGGGCGGGGTATGGGAGCGACTCGTCCGCTCGGTCAAGACAGCCATCGGAGTAATAACAGAAGGACCACGCCGCCCGGATGACGAAACGTTGGAAACAATTCTGCTCGATGCAGAGCGAATGATTAATTCAAGACCTCTCACCTACGTCCCAATAGAATCGGCAGATCAAGAAGCTCTGACGCCGAACCATTTTTTGTTGGGACACTCATCCGGTTCAAAATTTATGCCCAACGAGGTCATGGACATCCGATCTACACTTCGGAGTAACTGGAAGATGGCCAGTTTCATCACCCATGAAATTTGGAAACGGTGGCTGAAGGAGTATCTTCCGATAATTACGCGCAGATGCAAATGGTTTCAGGATGTCGCCGACTTGGCAGTTGGAGATTTGGTCTTAGTGGTGGACGGAAAGGCTAGAAACCAGTGGCTTCGTGGGAGAATTGAGGAAGTGATCCCTGGTCGGGATGGGAGAGTAAGACAGGCGTTAGTGCGAACGTCAACAGGGCTCATCCGAAGAGCAGCCGTTAAGTTAGCTGTCTTGGACGTCTTGGAGAATAGTAAACCGACTCACTGATATCCGGACTCACCGGGGCTTAGTAAGGTTTACGGGTGGGGGTATGTGAAGACGAGATCCTCGTTGCACAGCTCTAATCGTCACAGCCCTGTACCAACCGATACGAGTGACAACCGTTGACATGACAGCGATGACATCGTAGGGAATGAAAGATGTGAAAATGAAATATGCTTTGTCATATAGTAAGTGCGAATTAGTTTGCTTACAAGTCtaaaatctaaatctaaatttAAAGTTCCTTAATCAGTATATACGTTTCATCATATTCATCTACACGATACAGAAGATATTTCTAGTAGCCGTAGAGCAGTGTAGATTGTAAGTTACCTACTTTATACGATACAGAAAACCTAATATTGAATTGTTATACATCTAGGACAGTTGAACTCATTGATCGTTCTAAGAGACCCACGTTGAAACCTATTTGCCTTTGTAACTAACGGTCACCAAATTTGTGAGTATTCATACATATATCAAATAGTCGTGATTTGTATGGAACTAATAAACATACATTACAGCTTAAAGCTAACATCCTACAAAAACGGAGATTGCTATCCAGAGTTGGTGTCCCTTAACCCCACAATTGGATAATATCATTTTAAGTATGATTTAAAAGACGCCATTTGCTTTAATTGAATAAGTTATATCTACATGTCTATGCAAaatgtctatttctaaagaaggaattatatccACAATTCCATATTCAtataacatcttcttcttcattggcattacatccccactgggacatagccgcctcactgcttagtgttcatttagtacttccacagttattaaccgtgaagtttctaagtcaagttaccatttttgcattcgtatatcatgaggttggtatttttatgcccaggggagtCCAGACaaatccaaaccgaaaattgcctagaccggcaccgggaatcgaacccagtcaccctcagcatggtcttgctttatagccgagcATCTTATCGCTAGGCTAAGGGGACACCGAGATAACATCTATCCTTGCCTTAATCGGAGCAAGcacttttttttaagaaatgggTCATAACCACCATTGCTTTATTTCTGACAAACGCCTTTTGCTTTAAtttggacaagcgcctacttttaaagaaggaatcacatccaccattgcttcgtttgaggcaaacgcctacttttaaagaagggaccacatccaccattgccttaatccgagcaaacgccttcttttaaagaatgaattaTATGCACAATTACCCTCATCCGGAAAAGCGCCTTCTTtttaagaagggatcatatcgaccattgccttaatcctggcaaacacctatttttaaaaaagggttcacatcaaccattgccttaatGGGGGCAAGCACCTAATTTCAAAGAAGGTATCACATtaaccattgccttaattcggataagcgccttcttttgaagaagggatcatatccaccattgttttaattttggcaatcgcctaattttaaagaagggttcacatccaCCGTTGCCTTAATCGCGGAAAGcgcctgcttttaaagaagagatcacatccatcattgccataatccgggcaagcgcctacttttaacgaaggaaattcatcaacCATTGCGTTGATCCGGGCAAActcctatttttaaagaaggagtcacatctaccattaTTTTAATACGGGTAAACACCTATTTtggaagaagggatcacacccaccattgacTTAATCCggacaaacacctatttgaaagaaaggatcacatccgccATTTTTTGCCTTAATCCAGGTAAGCTGCTATACTCGGTTTATGTATGCATACGTCTTATGTACAGattagttattttcaattctattatCGACCGGTGCGGTGTTTTATTCCTCAGTAGAAAATAACTATACAActatacaacaacaacaaagcaaaataatgtcccttatgccaaatgaccctctctttTAACGCTGTTCATAGTTGTGCCTATTCATGGCGTTAAGAATTATTGCGCATACTGGGCAAACGCGCGCATGGCAAATTAGTGACGACCAATCTGGGGAATgctgcattctggggaatggtacattctggcgaatggctttctggggaatggtgcattctggcaaacgacattctggggaatggtccattctggcaaaaggccttctggcaaatgactttctggcgaatgtcatacaaccTTTTTATCTACTGTATTTCCAAAAGagttttctataggaattttcaaaggaactaaAAAAACAATTACTTAAGAAGTTTTCTAAAGTTcctctgaagaaattaccgaattaaaatccaaaggaatttaaaatgaaatttacgaaagaatttctccaaagtATTGCACGAAGGATTTTCTCAACAAATATTCGGAGGAGCCcctataggaatttctgaagaaattttcaaagaaattgcctaaggaatttccggaacacTTCCTTGACTTTTTGTAATTACAAACATCCGaatgaaatcttggaggaagttccgaaaaaaaaaatcctgagggAAATGTCGAAGCAATTCTTAGAAGTCCctctctgaaggaatttctgaattcatGTCCGGaggaaggaatccctggaggaattttcgaagaaataccaggaggattttctgattgaattccagaaggaatttttgatgaaattcctAAAGATATTTCCTAATACTTACttgtttgaattgattatttagCTGCTGAAATCAATTCATTACAGGTTTGTTTTCACCTGGAAATAAATGTAAAGTACCTGGGAAAAACCTGAGAATTTTGTtctgagtagacaccctgtttcagtgttttttttttcaagttatcAATTTGAT from Armigeres subalbatus isolate Guangzhou_Male unplaced genomic scaffold, GZ_Asu_2 Contig120, whole genome shotgun sequence encodes:
- the LOC134202389 gene encoding uncharacterized protein LOC134202389 — protein: METRVAIALERNCQSCDRPDSAEDEMVQCCICQLWEHFGCAGVDITIKLPSTMYVCRSCAAKQGTSTNGKLEVPVTDKRLSKSSKGGSKASSKPATRKQKKGQEPTGSVTSSMRAAMLEEQLKLVEEEQKLAEQELLEQEDVKRRQMEAEERQLDEKRKLAEEANQLRERRFKEELEAKRKQQQVRRASLEKRQDIIRQLAEVSIRSGSGKSTFVDSKQKVESWLAAQDGGLHERQGLQRAASPDLPLFNGNPEEWPIFFSNFEQSSATCGYSDAENLVRLQRCLKGHALESVRSRLLLPASVPHVIQTLRTLYGRPELIIRSLMSKIQDVPAPRHDRLETIIEFGLSVQNFVDHLKAANQHNHLANPALMQELVEKLPGSMRLDWAVFKNRHHSATLETFGEYMSGLVMAASEVSFDLPSSGGNARGDKRKSKESGIVYAHSADHTFSTANINSVKTAKPCVACGRTGHRLAECHQLKGATVDERWKLVQQYGLCRTCLNNHGRWPCRSWNGCGVEGCRQKHNTLLHNFSPDNTGMSASHVLSEHLKWPLFRIVPVVIYNGSRAQTTFAFIDEGSSYTLLEESVAKQLDVSGQVSISGKGCATRHKLIDARTVGSLVLPSQSLNYGELANRFPHLRGLPLEDYELVQPKLLIGLDNLRLCVPLKLREGGPSDPIGAKCRLGWSIYGCIPNSSTQTAVVSFHIGKISDADREMNEQLRDYFTLENVGITGTPITPESEEDKRARQLLVDTTRRVTSGSGFETGLLWKTDYPLERKLQKNPKLERRVREQISEYKRKGYAHKASLRELTSVEAGRVWYLPLGVVTNPKKPEKVRLIWDAAAKVNGISFNSKLLKGPDVLSPLPKVLCCFRQFPVAICGDIMEMFHQIKIRIPDRQSQRFLFRDNPSHHPEVYVMDVATFGSTCSPASAQYIKNLNAEEYFDKYPRAASAIKNKHYVDDYLDSFQTTQEAIAVLREVKLVHSLGGFTLRNFLSNEAEVLDGIGASSPVETKSMDLERGEKSESVLGMKWIPEEDVFVYTLGLREDLQYILAEGHIPTKREIARVVMSLFDPLGFIAFFLVHGKILLQDIWAKGTEWDQQIPPEINERWQQWSNHFGKLQQLRIPRCYFHAPFPENINDIQIHLFVDASELGYACAVYFRLQSDRGVRVALVGAKTKVAPMKTLSIPRLELKAAILGVRFMETIQTFHEFPISRRYCWTDSGTVLAWIRSHDHRRFHKFVAVRVGEILTSTEVNEWKWVPTKLNVADLATKWDANLQFTNNSTWFQGPNFIHCPEESWPQQQPNISTEVEIRPVNFHCATFEPIMDYARFSRWNRLHRSTAYVLRFIDNIHRKKQGQEIELRALKVNSDELCIAEEVLWKSAQMDVYPVKSQGPPERRHNTVEKSSNIYIKWPFLDNRGILRSRGRIEAAPYTAMEAKFPVILPKHHAITSLIVDWYHRHFRHANRETVVNEVRQRFDIPMLRRLVDKIAKECIQCRILKAAPRPPVMAPLPKQRLTAFVQPFTFTGLDYFGPILVKVGRSNAKRWVALFTCFTTRAIHLEVAHSLNTESCIMAVQRFVSRRGLPKEFWTDNATCFHGTNNELKTLSEATKRAMAEKFTTAQTSWKFIPPATPHMGGVWERLVRSVKTAIGVITEGPRRPDDETLETILLDAERMINSRPLTYVPIESADQEALTPNHFLLGHSSGSKFMPNEVMDIRSTLRSNWKMASFITHEIWKRWLKEYLPIITRRCKWFQDVADLAVGDLVLVVDGKARNQWLRGRIEEVIPGRDGRYIRFIIFIYTIQKIFLVAVEQCRFGSAQNRLEIIRRDNEKDEEIRMLREEIVKLKQANSKEIDNDKDKEIASLRKEVAELRNMIDRLSQCKVVLEKKIDLEISETDEAMSESEAQNENAGSIEKTGVSESQAVNRQRTTAVCSGIGEEKVPTPLTHGGENYPRDESEDVTHPPVLCQPA